The following is a genomic window from Hypomesus transpacificus isolate Combined female chromosome 14, fHypTra1, whole genome shotgun sequence.
taaaatcattttgatatcaagattaactgatttatcataacaggaaaggaagttacattaaaacatcaaattatatcaacacagcataaaagggaaagcatacattataacacatcaactactgtcattgaaatagtgtccataagccatgtagtccttgagcatatgtttgtaaatccagaaaagttagtctttccttaaactcctttgtctgcatactgtaaggctattttggtctaccttctgGCCCCATGCTGagccagaagctttgaaggttctgctctggagataaggacaaaggggggaaaccccctttctccttgtcgggggtaggggaaaggtgtgagggtacgtggtttgtctgttggctctgctacaCAACTGAGTCTATCTACTCTctttgtatgtatgtttgtgataTTCTCTCTAAACACACCTTatcttttcttcctcctctctggcaGGTTCTCTAATTTCCTTCCACCTGACCCCCAGCCACATCAGAGGCATTTCCCTGCACTTCCTCACTCTGTCATACGGAGGGGGCTGTTTCCTAGGTGCCCTCATCATTCAGCTGGTTTATTTGCTCTCTGGGGGTAAGCATGACAGTCTCTATTTCTTGTGATGAGTTTACTTTAGTTCCCTACCATCAGCTACACAATGAAACCCACTGGATCAGCCCTGGAGGTTGGAAAATGATGAAGCGTTTCTGAAATATAAGTACCTGATGTATACATTTTTGCTTAATAGAGGCTAGCAAATGAAAGGTTCGAGACAACAAGACAGTCTCACCTTTCTTCACCTTCTTCAGTGTTGTTCATTCTAGGGGCTCAAGTCACTGACAAATCTTTCTGATCAGGTAACTTCTACCCTAACACACTGCATGATGGGAACTTGGAGagattcttcttcttcctggctACTCTGATGGCCATCAACACCCTGGTGTTCTGGTGGATCTCATATAGGTAGATAGGGCACAAATCATGTGTGCATGAGCATCTGCATGAGCGTGTGTACAGTGTTTGAGTATGTCCTGGTTTCCTTCAAGGTACAAGGATCTGAGCGTGGTGCACGGCAGAGCGATGGGCTGCAGCTTGCTAGCGGAGAAGCTACAACGCTACAAGACCTGCCTGCGTTACTATGACACCATGGAACGTTCCTACACCACTGCCTCCATTGAAAGTATTTTGTAACCTAGTGGTGACCATTTAAATGCTGTAGCGCTGGCGTTACAACTATAGAATATGTACATATAtgtctgatttgtttttttCCTGTGGATTATTATATTGGTATTTACATTATCTCTATGGGgatagggtggagggaggggggggggagggagggtggagggagggggggtggagggagggataggtCCACAATGAAATGTCTGTACACATGTAGGTGTGATCAATAACCACCAAAGGTAGCAGGTGGAtccatgtacagtacatgcatTCGATGTTGCTGCCAATTAAAAAAATTAGAAATCCTGCAGCcatacatttgttttatttatatttatttacaatGCTTAAAACATGAAAGAAAGAGCATAGGCACAAACACAACTGATGTAAAGATATACAGTAGGTGACCTACGTAGAAAAGCACTTAGAAAAACATGCAGGCTGAGATACAGAACTACATTACCCATTTACCCAGCAGAATCCAGGTCATCACATGGCCTCTAAAAAAGGGTCACATATTAATATTACAATTCTAGTACCTACTAGGATTCCACATTTGGTAATACCCCTTTACCCATACAAAGCATGACTGACTAACAGATGAGAAACCTCAGAAAAGTAAGTTAAAGTGTGCCATGGCTTGAGCAAGAGGGTTTGGGTCACTGCAGAAATGCCTTTTCTGGTGAGATGCTATTATGTATTATCAATACCTGCTTGTCCTATCAAAACTGGAacacaaatacagtatatatattataaagTCATTCAGCTGTTAATATAGGAGCTGGAGGACAAGGCATTTACAATCATTTCCACGGTCACCATTATTAAGAACTTGTACTGCTCTCATTGGACCCTATAACATGTTGGTTGTAGATGACTTACTGCCTTATCTGTTGTGGTGAGTGGACTTTGGGATGTTGCTACTGGTTGGGTttgtccttccctctctgctACAGTATGTCACTGTAACTGGACATTACTTCCTCTGCTGAGGATAGTCTGACAGGATGGTCTGACATGGCTGGTGTCCTATCTGTTATGTTGCTGATTCCACTATTCTTCAAATGCTATCACCTGTTCTGTTGGCTTACTGTCAGTCTCCCCACCATATCCATCATTGTTCCATCATTTGTAAATACGATTGTttctcattaaaaaaaatgctaATGGTAATTGTAACATAGTTCGTTAAAGTGATGGATGTGGTATTCAAATCATTCTGGGTGGGTTCTAGAAACCATTGAAGTATAAAAATGGTTTTGGTGGAACCCCCTAGGTGGGTTCTTGTAAGCACTCTTAGAATGTGAACATTCTGGGTAGAACCCCCAGAGAAAGTTCTGGGTGAAACCATCACATCATAGAAAAGTTCTCTGTAGAACCTCTAATAGGGAGTTCTGGGTGGGATCTTTCCCAGACAGTTCTAGATATAACACTTGGGGGGTTCTAAGTATAGCCCTCTGAAAGGGGTCCAGGTGGAAACTCTATAAAGGGTTCCATCAAGAACCGAAAAAGGTTCACCTATGGGTATTAGCCCAAAGAACCCCGTGTGGTTCTAGTTAGCGCCTTTACTTCTAAGAGTGTAAAGTTAAGGTTATTTGTAACTTCAAAACTACCTAAGAATTGTGTGAAATATCTTGCCTGTGGCAGGGTATTGAAAATATGAGTTGATGTGCCAGGGTTGTGCGATTGGTTGTGAAAACAGTGGAAAATATTAGCAGTTATATTTTGGGATTTTTTTACATCGAATAATGTGCCGACCGAACACACTAACTACCGCTGTATCAGTACTCAATATACCTTTAGGAGGATGTGATTCTTACATAAGACTCCAAGCCCACCCCAAACCCAGGATATAGTGGCTGAGTGAAAGTAGCCTGCACCTTGTGAAGGAGGCTAATGTTTTTAGATGTATTGTAGAAAGACAAAGTACCTGCCGTGTAATCTAAGTACACTCCTACCTTGGTGGGAGGACAGCGGCAGCGTAATTTAGTCTTAATATTATCATGGAGGAAATAGCATGAGGATGGAGAGCACTCCAAACTCCACGACAGGTCATTCCCTCCTAATTTACTTTCTTTAccgtctcctttcctctccatgGTTTGATATGCCACTCCAACAGCAATCCAGCCACGAAACTCAACCTCCCAGTAGCATCTTTCTAACAGACCTTCCTCACACAGAATTTGATCAAAATGAGTAAATCGTTCAGGATGATCAGGATACGTTGCCCCTTCAGTCCACGTTACCTTCCGACCCTCTTCCGAACAACACAATGTTCCACTTGCTGTGTTACTGTTGAAAGTGGGTTTGCAGGGAACTGTATGATGAGAGGACAGTGTGTATTACTTaaatgaacagtgtgtgtgtgtgcgtgtgtgtgtgtgtgtacttacattCTAAGAAATCCTCTCGGGTCTTAGGTTCAAAAGGTAGAATTATTTGAACTTCAGTCACTGCAGGGATAAAGATTATTTTTTATCCCAATCAATACAATTGAACAAATTATTGTATTGAATGACTTTAAGGAAATACAGTTTGGCTTTACCTTTTTTTGATATCTTGCTCATTTCCTTATCATAAATGTTATTGAGTTGCACTTTCAGTCCCGACACCAGTTTCCGCACTTGGTCGAAAGACAAATTTGGCTTAATGCTAATGCTGGGTAAAGCTTCAGACTTAGCTTGGGACAAGAGAGCCGGAAAAGTCTACGGCAAGGAAAGACAAACATTTTTCATTAACAAGACATGAGCCGACTGAAAGGACAACAGGAATCGTACCACCAGAAAACATAGATGTGTTAGTGTTACCTGGAGGAATTCTATGTTATCCTCTGTATGTGAGAGCTTGTCCATTTCAGCGTTTTGATTCTTCAACTCTAGAATCTCCTTCGCCAGTAGCTTCAGCACTTCTTCAACTCTTTGCACAGCAGCCTTCTCCTGGGTCCTGATCTGCTCCTTCACCTCCGAACGCTTCTTCTCCATGGAGCGGATCATCTCAGTGAAGATTCTCTCATTCTCATCCACTGTCGCCTGTGCAGATTGCTGTTGACACAGAAGAAATGGGAGAACCCATTTAGCATGTTGAGGCCTTAAGTGCAAAACAATGATTTCAGGACAGAAAATGTAACTGATAAACATCTGAAGTGGAGATGGCCAAAAAAACTAAATAGGGTAATGCATAGACTGATAACTGCTAAAACTGTGGCTCGGAAGATGCTTTTAATTTTAAAAGTTAGGGTTGGTTAACTTAGTTAATTTACACATAGCACCTGCTGGACTTATTTAGACATTAAACATGCCTAAGCATCCTGCACACAGTAGTACAGATATTTCATTGGTCTTTTTATGCCGTAGGTATCATATTGTAAACAATGTTTACCATAACAGTCTTCACAGCCTGTCTCAAGCCCTGGGCCTCTTGTTCTGTCTTCTGGATGATTTGTTGGAGAATCTTCTGGAAATCCCCCACCTGCTTCTGTTCATGACACGTTGCACAACATGACATTGACTCGCCTACTGTTTTGGAAGCACTGTCAAATGAAAACCACATTTGCCAACCAAATGACCTTGTTTTGGAACCAAATGGAGTTTGTGGTTGCTTTTTTCTGGTTTGGGCAGTCCTTTTAGATTCACTACAGTGTGCAAATGTTCCTACTGTACCTGTTTTCCAAGTCTTTCTGCTGCAGCTGAGACTGTATCATGGCCTTTGTGTTCATCCATGACgcacagcagacagacacattgCTGGTCAGTGGAGCAGTAGACCTCTAGCAGTTTGTCATGTCGAGGGCAGATCTTCTCCTCTAGTTTGAAGGAGGCTTTAACCAGCTTGTGTTTCTTAAAGGCTTTTGATTCATAGTGAGGCTGAAGGTGAGGCGCACAGTATGAAGCCAGACAGACTAGACAGGACTTCACAGCTTTGTGTTTCCTTCCAGCGCAGGCGTCACATTCCACATCGCCAGGTCCAGCATAACTCTGTGCATCGATGTGGACTCCCGACTTCTTCAGATTGTCCAGCACCTCAATTAGCACAGTGCTCTTGTTGAGAACAGGCCTCGAGGTGTAACTTTGACGACACTGAGGGCAGCTGAAGACGTCCGTTTGATTCTGATCCCAACATCCATCAATGCATACTAAACAGTAGCTGTGCCCGCATGGAATAGTAACCGGATCCTTCAGTAGATCTAAACAGATAGAACAAATGAATGAATCTTGGTTATTTAGAACTACTTCTGCCATCCTGATCAATATTGAAGCGAAAGCAGAGCACAACTCAGCTATAAGTTTCGTTTTCCTTGAAATGAGACCACAGAAGTAGGAGTGGCGTTACTCGTCTTACGGCCTGGTAATCAGAATTAAATAAGAATCAGCTttaagtttgcacaaacaacaTTAACTTTGGTGGGAAGATACATACGTTAAACATGAGTTTTAAATATAAATTCTAAAGCTGGTTGTTCCCattcttgattgtgattggccatatcgcattccatgccgttgtaaaatccagcataacctcacaggttgtcctcataacattctttaacattccatattactgcgcatcgaata
Proteins encoded in this region:
- the LOC124476484 gene encoding tripartite motif-containing protein 16-like isoform X1, with product MAEVVLNNQDSFICSICLDLLKDPVTIPCGHSYCLVCIDGCWDQNQTDVFSCPQCRQSYTSRPVLNKSTVLIEVLDNLKKSGVHIDAQSYAGPGDVECDACAGRKHKAVKSCLVCLASYCAPHLQPHYESKAFKKHKLVKASFKLEEKICPRHDKLLEVYCSTDQQCVCLLCVMDEHKGHDTVSAAAERLGKQKQVGDFQKILQQIIQKTEQEAQGLRQAVKTVMQSAQATVDENERIFTEMIRSMEKKRSEVKEQIRTQEKAAVQRVEEVLKLLAKEILELKNQNAEMDKLSHTEDNIEFLQTFPALLSQAKSEALPSISIKPNLSFDQVRKLVSGLKVQLNNIYDKEMSKISKKVTEVQIILPFEPKTREDFLEFPCKPTFNSNTASGTLCCSEEGRKVTWTEGATYPDHPERFTHFDQILCEEGLLERCYWEVEFRGWIAVGVAYQTMERKGDGKESKLGGNDLSWSLECSPSSCYFLHDNIKTKLRCRCPPTKVGVYLDYTAGTLSFYNTSKNISLLHKVQATFTQPLYPGFGVGLESYVRITSS
- the LOC124476484 gene encoding tripartite motif-containing protein 16-like isoform X3, which gives rise to MDEHKGHDTVSAAAERLGKQKQVGDFQKILQQIIQKTEQEAQGLRQAVKTVMQSAQATVDENERIFTEMIRSMEKKRSEVKEQIRTQEKAAVQRVEEVLKLLAKEILELKNQNAEMDKLSHTEDNIEFLQTFPALLSQAKSEALPSISIKPNLSFDQVRKLVSGLKVQLNNIYDKEMSKISKKVTEVQIILPFEPKTREDFLEFPCKPTFNSNTASGTLCCSEEGRKVTWTEGATYPDHPERFTHFDQILCEEGLLERCYWEVEFRGWIAVGVAYQTMERKGDGKESKLGGNDLSWSLECSPSSCYFLHDNIKTKLRCRCPPTKVGVYLDYTAGTLSFYNTSKNISLLHKVQATFTQPLYPGFGVGLESYVRITSS
- the LOC124476484 gene encoding E3 ubiquitin/ISG15 ligase TRIM25-like isoform X2, translated to MAEVVLNNQDSFICSICLDLLKDPVTIPCGHSYCLVCIDGCWDQNQTDVFSCPQCRQSYTSRPVLNKSTVLIEVLDNLKKSGVHIDAQSYAGPGDVECDACAGRKHKAVKSCLVCLASYCAPHLQPHYESKAFKKHKLVKASFKLEEKICPRHDKLLEVYCSTDQQCVCLLCVMDEHKGHDTVSAAAERLGKQKQVGDFQKILQQIIQKTEQEAQGLRQAVKTVMQSAQATVDENERIFTEMIRSMEKKRSEVKEQIRTQEKAAVQRVEEVLKLLAKEILELKNQNAEMDKLSHTEDNIEFLQTFPALLSQAKSEALPSISIKPNLSFDQVRKLVSGLKVQLNNIYDKEMSKISKKVTEVQIILPFEPKTREDFLELTQQVEHCVVRKRVGR
- the LOC124476484 gene encoding E3 ubiquitin/ISG15 ligase TRIM25-like isoform X4 — protein: MAEVVLNNQDSFICSICLDLLKDPVTIPCGHSYCLVCIDGCWDQNQTDVFSCPQCRQSYTSRPVLNKSTVLIEVLDNLKKSGVHIDAQSYAGPGDVECDACAGRKHKAVKSCLVCLASYCAPHLQPHYESKAFKKHKLVKASFKLEEKICPRHDKLLEVYCSTDQQCVCLLCVMDEHKGHDTVSAAAERLGKQKQVGDFQKILQQIIQKTEQEAQGLRQAVKTVMQSAQATVDENERIFTEMIRSMEKKRSEVKEQIRTQEKAAVQRVEEVLKLLAKEILELKNQNAEMDKLSHTEDNIEFLQTFPALLSQAKSEALPSISIKPNLSFDQVRKLVSGLKVQLNNIYDKEMSKISKKSD